A stretch of the Agrobacterium vitis genome encodes the following:
- a CDS encoding GIY-YIG nuclease family protein, whose product MADLDRNQKFAVFGMATSQRIDSSRMHLSDKQMKAARRNSEFASIIDLAQSMTGPGFPLDRKLREFVREFNNRVMMARGDEQPQSFDVLQAFVEPHERALLLKILPEAFHSLDVNYILDKLTDPNRPVDSKQLMSLREGVIYHANIPGSYQNLQFVGDDHLAFYGAAFVRHGEELSIIGVAAKDGRETGLEPYAFTDGEFDPDRQFLRLDRATIDGNHAEFYESDKLYPLIFLTRVDLARKTTMVRFILEEMKDMFSVYSDSREIYTYMLKGRKLPLEGVSGTFDKSHHQLTKYAQVFSLLRDIPFSVLDLEDDDDLTISRYPTELNISKNSTNVRKIRKTLSLQEAPNYVDVKSIIKVAADTKTYDWQAEAFKVEQSGYWKTLGPGKSGVGKNGDTVHGRTWVTVKESWIESLGFEPPEASGSLAMKVTTDSTDLGFVYVMRSANHPKDQYKIGFTVKDVHDRANQLYSTSGQPDQFNVVQQWNVRAPRRVEALVHEKLAAYRVNPSREFFTVKYEHIRKVIEQAIQDLAAAVSE is encoded by the coding sequence ATGGCGGATCTCGATAGAAATCAAAAATTTGCGGTCTTCGGAATGGCCACCAGCCAGCGGATTGACAGCTCAAGGATGCACCTTAGCGACAAGCAGATGAAAGCGGCGCGCCGGAATTCCGAGTTCGCCAGTATTATCGACTTGGCCCAGTCCATGACAGGGCCTGGCTTCCCGCTTGATCGAAAGCTTCGAGAATTCGTTAGAGAATTCAACAATCGGGTGATGATGGCCCGAGGTGACGAACAACCACAGTCATTTGATGTGTTGCAGGCGTTTGTGGAACCCCACGAACGAGCTTTGCTACTTAAGATTTTGCCTGAAGCCTTCCATTCGTTGGATGTAAACTACATTCTCGACAAGCTGACAGATCCAAATCGACCTGTGGACTCAAAACAGCTTATGTCGCTCCGCGAGGGCGTGATTTATCACGCGAATATCCCAGGATCATACCAGAACCTACAATTTGTTGGAGACGATCATCTGGCTTTCTACGGAGCCGCCTTCGTTCGCCATGGTGAGGAACTATCGATTATCGGTGTTGCGGCCAAGGATGGTAGGGAGACCGGATTAGAGCCCTATGCCTTTACTGATGGTGAATTCGATCCGGATCGGCAGTTTCTCCGGCTTGATCGAGCCACAATCGACGGGAACCATGCGGAATTTTACGAGAGCGACAAGCTCTATCCTCTGATCTTTTTAACCCGAGTTGATCTGGCGCGCAAAACCACGATGGTTCGCTTTATCCTCGAGGAGATGAAGGATATGTTTTCTGTATACTCCGACAGTCGGGAAATATACACTTACATGTTAAAAGGCAGAAAGCTGCCCCTTGAGGGCGTTTCCGGCACATTTGATAAATCGCATCATCAGTTAACGAAATACGCCCAAGTATTTTCGCTACTCCGCGACATTCCTTTCTCTGTTTTAGATTTAGAAGATGATGACGACCTTACAATAAGCCGATATCCAACTGAGCTGAACATTTCGAAGAACAGTACCAACGTCAGGAAGATACGGAAGACACTTTCTCTTCAGGAAGCCCCAAATTACGTCGATGTGAAATCCATCATCAAAGTTGCTGCCGATACGAAGACCTACGACTGGCAAGCAGAGGCTTTCAAGGTCGAGCAGAGCGGCTATTGGAAGACCCTTGGGCCGGGAAAAAGTGGCGTTGGTAAGAACGGCGACACGGTTCACGGTCGGACCTGGGTAACGGTCAAGGAAAGCTGGATCGAATCTCTAGGTTTTGAGCCTCCGGAGGCCTCAGGTTCCTTGGCAATGAAGGTGACCACCGACTCCACTGACCTTGGTTTTGTCTACGTTATGCGATCCGCGAACCATCCTAAGGACCAGTACAAAATCGGGTTCACTGTAAAAGACGTACACGACCGAGCAAACCAACTGTATTCGACATCCGGTCAACCGGACCAATTTAATGTCGTTCAGCAATGGAATGTGCGCGCGCCTCGCCGTGTCGAGGCTCTAGTTCATGAAAAGCTAGCCGCATACCGCGTGAACCCGAGTCGCGAATTCTTCACTGTCAAGTACGAACATATCAGGAAGGTGATAGAGCAGGCTATCCAGGATCTTGCTGCAGCCGTCTCCGAATGA
- a CDS encoding radical SAM protein, with protein MASIITVRGKTVHRDPPNLPDSLRNFIDYRKSGLSLNHIVGCPLDCGYCVRHLFDNFEMKRPHLVVDDYVAVEVLLDHWAFRAHRTPIQIFNRATDPFLPGVKDHLFRTLEALDSRGLSNPVLVITRWKVKPADVERLEALSNIKLTILVTWSGIDDDRVEPVSSAIAERSLEVLACNAVRTKKILYWRPIISGLNDSDAHMARARKLADLADATVFTGLFYREEIREYFRLAGVPDLYEDVARRKILPSETENRVLASFSGSPLFRKTSCGVAFAHGVADYNGHYGISEICGICPETQHNICRACHRRPSLEETQKLAEIVSLATDTIAISDRCVEVDGSSEHQRYFMQHALNYQVHDRAQPHLRDRHGRAEIGWK; from the coding sequence ATGGCTTCAATCATTACCGTGCGCGGCAAAACAGTGCATCGCGATCCGCCGAACCTTCCAGACAGCCTCAGAAATTTCATCGATTATCGAAAGTCAGGTCTAAGCCTCAACCATATCGTTGGTTGTCCGCTGGATTGCGGCTATTGTGTTCGTCACCTGTTCGACAATTTTGAGATGAAGCGTCCCCATTTGGTCGTTGACGATTATGTGGCTGTGGAAGTTCTCCTCGATCATTGGGCATTCCGAGCGCATCGAACCCCCATTCAGATATTCAATCGCGCCACCGACCCGTTTCTTCCGGGCGTAAAGGATCATCTCTTCCGGACGCTAGAGGCGTTAGACAGCCGTGGCCTTTCGAACCCGGTGCTCGTCATCACACGATGGAAGGTGAAGCCGGCCGACGTCGAACGACTTGAGGCGCTGTCGAACATAAAGCTGACAATCCTCGTTACTTGGTCGGGGATTGACGATGACAGGGTTGAGCCGGTGTCTTCAGCCATCGCCGAACGTAGCCTCGAAGTGCTTGCTTGCAATGCTGTGCGCACCAAAAAGATCTTGTACTGGCGGCCGATCATCTCGGGCCTGAACGACTCGGACGCCCATATGGCTAGGGCTCGCAAACTTGCGGATCTGGCCGACGCCACGGTATTTACGGGCCTCTTTTATCGTGAGGAAATCCGCGAATATTTTCGTTTGGCGGGTGTCCCTGACCTTTACGAGGACGTAGCGCGGCGCAAAATTTTGCCAAGCGAAACCGAAAATCGCGTCCTCGCTAGTTTCAGCGGTTCCCCCCTGTTCAGGAAGACGTCTTGCGGGGTAGCCTTTGCGCATGGAGTGGCCGACTACAACGGTCACTACGGCATCAGTGAGATCTGCGGTATTTGTCCCGAAACACAGCATAATATTTGCAGGGCGTGCCACAGACGGCCAAGCTTGGAGGAGACTCAAAAACTTGCGGAAATCGTATCGCTTGCGACGGATACAATTGCGATCTCGGACCGATGTGTTGAAGTCGATGGAAGTAGCGAACACCAACGCTACTTCATGCAGCACGCCCTGAATTATCAGGTCCATGATCGTGCCCAGCCTCACCTGCGTGACCGGCATGGGCGAGCGGAGATTGGATGGAAATGA
- a CDS encoding 3'-5' exonuclease, producing the protein MEMNWEKVWVIDVEGNGATPAEIVELALLELVDLEPSGRAFHWLLKPQEPISPMVTRIHGITDADVAEAPIIDDIADDILRWTDQAVIVGHNVRVELDIIKRSITDWKPSAAIDTLKLARALRPGLESYSLEKLGVALNLTSTAERQTGLKHHSAQFDVALTALVFNKLLTPLDPGARASRVREADILFIAQESFL; encoded by the coding sequence ATGGAAATGAACTGGGAAAAAGTTTGGGTCATTGATGTCGAAGGTAACGGTGCCACCCCGGCTGAAATCGTCGAACTCGCTTTGCTGGAGCTGGTTGACCTTGAGCCGAGCGGGCGTGCCTTCCACTGGTTACTTAAACCACAGGAACCCATCAGCCCGATGGTGACGCGTATCCACGGCATAACTGACGCAGATGTAGCAGAAGCACCAATTATCGACGACATTGCGGACGACATTCTCAGATGGACCGATCAGGCCGTGATTGTCGGGCACAACGTCCGCGTCGAACTCGACATTATCAAACGGTCGATCACCGACTGGAAGCCATCCGCGGCAATAGATACGTTGAAGCTTGCCCGCGCATTACGGCCGGGGTTGGAATCTTACAGCCTTGAGAAGCTGGGTGTAGCTCTAAACTTGACTTCGACCGCAGAGCGTCAGACGGGTCTGAAGCATCACTCGGCGCAATTCGATGTCGCGTTGACTGCGCTCGTTTTCAACAAGCTCCTCACGCCCCTTGATCCTGGCGCACGCGCGTCGCGGGTAAGGGAGGCCGACATTCTTTTCATTGCTCAGGAGAGCTTTTTATGA
- a CDS encoding AAA family ATPase — translation MTVKVGLAGTHSTGKSTFLDALNVRLTNDGVRVGRIGDLATAARARGFPILTQHNFESTLWIMAEGMRQEAEATLTSDVILVDRPVFDALGYLYAALQISGRALPEPKIDELRRIAEACAIDYDIVILTELDDSVGLGEGRDENHAFRVAAGEQIAAIAQASGLTPLALTSSNSGKMLEVVHKKILSSLGCALQ, via the coding sequence ATGACGGTAAAGGTTGGATTGGCCGGCACGCATTCGACAGGGAAGTCGACATTTCTTGATGCGTTGAATGTGCGCCTGACAAACGACGGTGTACGCGTGGGTCGGATCGGAGACCTTGCAACTGCCGCCAGGGCTCGTGGTTTTCCAATTTTGACCCAACACAATTTCGAAAGCACGCTTTGGATTATGGCAGAGGGTATGAGACAGGAAGCGGAAGCTACTTTGACGAGCGACGTTATACTAGTAGATCGGCCGGTTTTCGACGCGCTCGGGTATCTTTACGCAGCATTGCAGATATCCGGTAGGGCTTTGCCAGAGCCTAAAATTGATGAGTTGCGCAGGATCGCGGAAGCCTGTGCAATTGATTACGATATCGTTATTTTGACTGAACTTGATGATAGCGTTGGTCTGGGCGAGGGACGTGATGAAAATCACGCATTTCGGGTCGCCGCTGGGGAGCAAATTGCCGCTATCGCACAGGCTAGCGGACTCACTCCGCTCGCCCTCACGTCTTCTAATTCAGGGAAAATGCTGGAAGTAGTTCATAAGAAGATATTGTCGAGCCTTGGGTGTGCGCTTCAATAG
- a CDS encoding helix-turn-helix transcriptional regulator — MSFSKSQDLIRLARLAATRPTGISLDEICEQFTVSHRTAQRMTDALESLFTNVEAIDGPDRRRRWRVADPMLNRLQIRQETAIEALEIANRAARVDGRLRHAAALEDLRDGLLARLTPKDALRTEADVEAVLLAMGSVTRPGPRVNMVPTVLDAVIEGLRGPFRLRLRYGTADAPERIVEPHGLLLGHRTYLVARQPARGDDMRNFRLDRILSAHTLDESFSLLPGFSLEEYAAQSFGVYQNPKQYDDVIWRFAPQAAARAAEFCFHPKQTVEEEEDGSLIVRFRAAGWLEMVWHLYSWGDAVEVIAPAGLRRMVEHHRRSDFEAFP, encoded by the coding sequence ATGTCGTTCTCCAAGTCTCAAGACCTGATCAGGTTGGCGCGGCTGGCAGCCACGCGGCCTACTGGGATCAGCCTTGATGAAATCTGCGAGCAGTTCACCGTCTCTCATCGAACAGCGCAACGTATGACTGATGCGCTGGAGTCGTTATTCACCAATGTCGAGGCGATCGATGGCCCGGACCGTCGACGGCGTTGGCGTGTCGCTGACCCGATGCTCAACCGTCTCCAAATCCGTCAAGAAACGGCAATTGAGGCTTTGGAGATCGCGAACCGGGCGGCGAGGGTCGATGGCCGGTTGCGCCACGCTGCTGCACTTGAAGATTTGCGCGACGGATTGTTGGCGCGGCTGACACCCAAAGACGCTTTGCGCACAGAAGCCGATGTCGAAGCGGTTCTGTTGGCTATGGGATCGGTCACACGCCCAGGACCGCGTGTTAACATGGTGCCCACTGTCTTAGATGCGGTGATAGAGGGGCTGCGCGGTCCGTTCAGGCTACGGCTACGCTATGGAACCGCGGACGCGCCAGAACGGATCGTCGAGCCCCACGGTCTATTGCTAGGGCATCGAACTTATCTCGTGGCGCGTCAGCCCGCTCGCGGCGACGATATGCGGAATTTCCGTTTGGACCGGATACTAAGCGCGCATACCTTAGATGAGAGCTTCAGCCTCTTGCCCGGCTTTTCGCTGGAGGAGTACGCGGCCCAGTCGTTTGGCGTCTATCAGAACCCCAAGCAATATGACGACGTCATCTGGCGTTTCGCTCCGCAGGCCGCAGCGAGGGCGGCTGAGTTCTGCTTTCATCCGAAACAGACCGTTGAAGAGGAGGAGGACGGTAGCCTTATTGTCCGATTTCGTGCGGCGGGCTGGCTGGAAATGGTGTGGCATCTTTATTCATGGGGAGATGCGGTCGAGGTAATTGCTCCGGCGGGGCTGCGCAGAATGGTTGAACATCACCGCAGAAGCGACTTCGAGGCCTTTCCATAA
- a CDS encoding toll/interleukin-1 receptor domain-containing protein → MVQCTAPREGHRSASAAANCPACRGRSRYSGYSSYSSYNSGYGASSISPSYRSPSGTTGGGSSRVRAKWSKAGSSVLYTPTEVRALTPIRQTVEKRAELPDLRDVFLCHAWDDRQGDAKVLHDLLEARGVTVWFSEKDVALGTSLLREIDKGLAKSRVGIVLVTPALLRRLPAAGVADKELSALLATEQLVPIVHDTTYEALRNVSPLLASRSGLSTEDDTLTVVADKLAELVAS, encoded by the coding sequence ATGGTTCAATGTACAGCACCTAGAGAGGGGCATCGCTCGGCAAGTGCGGCAGCAAATTGCCCGGCATGTCGTGGCCGCAGCCGTTATAGTGGCTACAGTAGTTATAGCAGCTACAATAGCGGTTATGGGGCATCCTCTATTTCACCGTCTTATCGCTCCCCGTCAGGAACCACTGGCGGTGGGTCTAGTAGGGTACGGGCAAAATGGTCCAAAGCCGGTTCATCCGTATTATACACACCTACTGAAGTGCGTGCGCTCACGCCAATCCGCCAGACTGTCGAAAAACGAGCGGAACTACCGGATCTCCGGGATGTATTCCTGTGTCATGCTTGGGATGACCGGCAGGGGGATGCAAAGGTGCTGCACGATCTGCTCGAAGCGCGTGGCGTAACGGTGTGGTTCAGCGAAAAGGACGTTGCCCTCGGTACGTCGTTACTTCGCGAAATCGACAAGGGATTGGCAAAGTCCCGTGTCGGGATTGTGCTTGTCACGCCCGCATTGCTGCGCCGTCTTCCAGCAGCAGGTGTTGCCGACAAAGAGCTCTCTGCACTATTGGCGACCGAACAGCTCGTACCGATCGTCCATGACACAACGTACGAAGCTCTCCGCAACGTCAGCCCCCTGCTGGCCTCGCGAAGCGGCTTGAGCACCGAAGACGATACTTTGACCGTTGTGGCAGACAAGCTCGCTGAGCTTGTTGCGAGCTAG